One region of Vigna angularis cultivar LongXiaoDou No.4 chromosome 10, ASM1680809v1, whole genome shotgun sequence genomic DNA includes:
- the LOC128194274 gene encoding protein ALP1-like: MLCIVCHALNILNMFSSDPSSVSNFLPDKDRRRQELMSYLVHTTQCRDIIRMGPEAFINLCDRLRSTGLVKDVIRSTVEEQVARFLYIVGHNVKNRSVAFFFHRSGATPSGDEVHPYVLNNSRFYPYFKDCLGAIDGTHVRVRVPREDAPRFRGRKDWPTQNVFAACDFDMKFTYVLAGWEGTASDSRILKNALDRDDPKIYLGDAGFMLKSTVMTPYRGVRYHLKEFSRRGPQNARELFNHRHSSLRNVIERTFGVLKKRFSIIASGTEPHYELETMTDIILACCILHNFIRGVDRDDPLLNEVDNELNEREEQNVSSSQVREYDYRVGSIIRDAIADQMWRDYQNS, translated from the exons atgttatgcattgtttGTCATGCCttgaatatattgaatatgttCTCGAGTGATCCAAGTAGTGTTAGCAATTTCCTTCCCGACAAAGACCGTCGCAGACAGGAGTTAATGTCGTACCTGGTGCATACTACTCAGTGTCGTGACATTATTCGGATGGGTCCAGaggcatttattaatctttgtgaCAGATTAAGATCAACTGGGTTAGTTAAAGACGTCATTCGGTCTACAGTGGAGGAACAAGTAGCTCGATTTCTTTATATAGTTGGGCATAATGTCAAGAATCGGAGTGtcgcatttttctttcatcgatcTGGGGCGACG CCATCAGGAGATGAGGTTCATCCATATGTGTTGAACAACAGTCGATTTTATCCTTACTTCAAG GATTGCTTAGGGGCCATAGATGGTACTCACGTTCGTGTAAGGGTGCCAAGAGAAGATGCTCCAAGATTTCGTGGTAgaaaagattggccaactcAAAATGTGTTTGCCGCATGTGACTTTGATATGAAATTCACATACGTTCTAGCTGGGTGGGAAGGCACAGCATCTGATTCTAGAATCTTAAAAAATGCTCTTGATCGAGATGATCC GAAAATATATCTCGGCGACGCTGGATTTATGCTGAAAAGTACGGTTATGACACCATATAGAGGCGTCAGATATCACCTTAAAGAATTTTCTCGCAGAGGACCACAAAATGCACGAGAGCTCTTTAACCATCGACATTCATCACTCAGAAATGTTATTGAAAGAACATTTGGTGTATTGAAGAAACGGTTCTCTATCATTGCAAGTGGCACTGAACCACATTATGAATTGGAGACGATGACGGATATTATTTTGGCTTGTTGTATCCTACACAACTTTATCCGTGGAGTTGATAGGGATGACCCATTGCTTAATGAGGTTGATAACGAGTTAAATGAAAGGGAAGAGCAGAATGTGTCATCCTCTCAAGTTCGTGAATATGATTATAGGGTTGGTAGTATTATTAGGGATGCCATAGCGGATCAAAT